A single region of the Actinomycetes bacterium genome encodes:
- a CDS encoding DUF4352 domain-containing protein produces MKKFRFTLVAMLAGVALVGAACSDDDDSSDETTTTTTEAESS; encoded by the coding sequence ATGAAGAAGTTCCGTTTCACACTCGTCGCGATGCTCGCAGGCGTGGCCCTGGTAGGCGCCGCCTGCTCAGATGACGACGACAGCAGCGACGAGACCACGACCACCACAACCGAAGCCGAGAGCTC